The genomic DNA GGAAAAagattctcatttaaaaaaattaatgcgtactaatttttttttagactattgagatttgttttctatttttgagattgagtctctgttgcccaggctggaatgcagtggcatgatctaagctctctgtaacctctgcctcccaggttcaagtgattcttgtgcctcagcctcctgagtagctggaattacaggcacctgccaccatgcttggctaatttttgtatttttagtagagatgaagtttcactatgttggccaggctggtctcgaactcttgacctcaagtgatccacccaccttggcctgccaaagtggtgggattataggtgtgagtgtccacacccggccaaaaaaaCCTACTGAGATTGtgaaacaaatttagaaaaaagcATACAAACCAAGTTTAAGGTAAATTTAAAGGCTTTCCAATTGttgagatttgcatttctctgacaagagaaaaacagagttTAGAAAAACCAGCGTATCTCCTTTTATGTATTTAGAGATCTTTAAAAGTAATGAAATTGTTAGCTATTGTAGCCTGCTTGTTCATTGGGttttgtagtgtgtgtgtgtgtgtgtgtgtgtatgccaccACTAATATGCTTAGGAACTTTGCATTCACAGTGGCTCATGGATATGCCTTTAACATGAACTATCATACTATAATGGTtatgtaaattgttttttttGGAAGAATAGTTATTTTAATACAAACATTCCTTATAGTAAATGTTTGTCTTATGGgtttttttagtaataaaatttgttttccacCTTTGTTATCATCTAACAAGGAATTTACAAAATGAAGAAGGAaccaaatttttgttttacatttctgcTGACCTAGTGTGTGAACTCTAGCAGAGGAATAGCATTGCTGCATGGTGCTCAGAAGGTGTGGGAAAATGGAGCAAAAAGCTTGaatccatttttttctgcttttacatCAGAATTTACATTTAGGTGACACTTTTCTAGAGGAATGAACAATACATCTCTCTTATCGACAATGTACAATTTGCTAGTTTTGTGTTTAAAGCTTTCCTTATTTTCTGTCCTACTTCTGTGAATTAAGGATTGTAAGCAGGGGCAAAACTGTAGGATTGGCAGGTAATCATTCTTGGATATGGATACTAAGTAGATGTAGCATGCTTATCTTTACTCTTGCTTAGATCATGAGCTCCACAAGACCAGGGGACTGTGATCACTCCAATCCTTGCTGCTTCCTCAGCATATAGCACATGGGAGAATTCAAACATTTGtataatgaacaaaacaaaaccccttcATATTATGAGAAAGACGTCTGCTGTCCTGAAATAACTCATAAATTATCTGTTAGGTAATTTACTTTCAAAGAGAAGAATATGATATGGTTTACATACGATGAACTAGAACTTATGCTGTTACCCTGCTTCTGCCATAAACAGGACAATATATGACAATGAGAAGTCATATGAGTTCTCTGGATCTCAGTGAATAAATTTATGACACTAAGGGATTTGACAAAAATGAAATCCAGTTGGAAAATTGTGCAAGTCACTCAAGTTCTAAATTGCTTCTCAATGCTGAAATCACTTAGTGAGATAAATCAAAGACCACAGAACTTTCAGTTACAAGTAACAGACAAAtaatactagaaaatttaaaatttttaataaatgtgctTTGTtcacaaaatgtgaaaaaatacaacaaacacGTACATTTTCAGGTATGCTACCTCCCACCACTTGGCAACTAAGGTAAAACCACATGATCTAGTCATGATCCTGAAGAATCCAACCAAATGATTAccatttgtttttgaaacaacAAAATTACTTTGGAGAACCTGTTGTGAATGTGACAGGAGGCCTCATAACTTCTTTATATCCAAATGAAATAATTCTTAAGAGTACCCATACAGTATTAGAAGGCCCTATTAACTTCTCTTGTCATTACATACATGATCTGGCACCAAGCTGCAATGACTGCTTAAACTTCAATACTTAAACACTCAATTGGCTTTGGTGGAATGTGTATCAGTTTAAATCTGTGTCAACCTAATTTGAATAAGCTGAATTTACAGTAACAAATGATATAAATTCAAACAAATTTATACTAAGTGGTAGTAGGTTTTATAAAGAGACTTCCTCAGAGTACTACTTAAAATACATCATGCACACTTTGGAGCATAAGCAGAATCAACATCTGTAAACAATCAGAATTTATAGCACCAACATTTTAGCTGTTAACACAAAGGCTGGCTCCAAGGTCATATCACACCAGCCTTTCAAAAGCGctgttttcatttactttcaaagcattttcatttggtgtattattttctttgctctcaAGATCGTATTTATCCAAATCAAAAGGCAAACAGTATGGTAAAAAAAAGTACTACCAAAATAGTTCTGTATTATTCTCAACacagtgctttttgttttttctccctcccttctcttggGGAAGCTACAAGACATAATCCTGTAGTGCTTAACTGGAAAGAACAGTCAATCCTAAATATTAAGGAATCTTATGCTattgaaagtaaatgaaaaatttcaagttACTTCTGGCATATTTGAGCAACCAATATTTATTGCGTTTAAGtaactgactttaaaaaattacaatcttGTTACTTTCATTAATTTAGCATGTGAAATTTGAAATACTGAGTACAAACACTCAACCATTTATATCACAAAGgataaaagttttatatttctaaataaaggtTGACATTCAAAGGTAACTACGGCAATTCACAATAAGCACAAAAACATCAGTTTTACCAGAGTAAAGAAGTGCAGTTTATGAAATTTAGGATCAACTATTGAAAATGCAGGTTTCctttaaaaacatacacacaaccaTACGCACAACATTAACCATGAAATCTGAAACTGTGATATTTCAGTGCAAAAACCTCAGTATGAggtaattttaatgtaataaccACTTGAAAACAAAATCCACACAGTGGCACTCTTAATAATGATAGTTTACATGACAATTGCTGGCTGACAAGACAATGTGGACTAAATGGTCTTCACTGTTTAAATTAATCTTGTCTTGTTTGGACATATCTTTTTCCCGAATAATTTGCTTCTGATTCAGAAACACGGAAAGGCAATTATTAATGTGGAAAGGGAAAATTCCCACAGCCAACTAATtgatatattcaaagaaaattttcTGACAGTTTAGATAGAAATTAAGATTCCAAAACATCAAAGCCATTTTATGAGATCACCAACAGAGGGCTAATTTTAAGTTTTTCCATACAGTTTGAAACTTGTAGTGCGGCACCTCCTTAACGGAAAGGTGAGGACCCTATATTAAAGTTGGTTTCAACAGAACAAACTCTCTTTCAAGTGCAAACCCTTTCAAAAAGGTGTTTTAGGTCATTATTGAGTATTATATTGTTCcttgcttaaataaaaaattttgtaaatgaaACCTAAGTTTAAGAAAACTAAAAGTGAACTCTCAGATAAATATACTTCACACCAAGGCCTAAATCACAAAGTTTTGAAAATACTACTTTGGCAATGGTGTTTACTGGATAGGACTAAGGAAATCAGAATACATTATTTTGGGGGAAATCTCTCCCCAATGTCCGATGCTGTCAAATGAGGTtttaatggaagaaagaaaaagaattatcacCAACTACAAAAAGTTCAGGAAATATTGGATCATCAGACAAAAAAGGAACATAAAATGGCTTTCTGTAACATCACAATTtagttagaaaaaagaaaaagataagagcATCACAAAACAACTAACCAATCTATTTCTGTATCACATTTAACTTGTGAGTCATCAAAGTGCAATCTACAGCTTTCTACATCTTAAAGTTTCCCATTCAAGGGTTTATAGTTAACATTGAAAAgttgaaaaggaaaacatatagcaaatTATGCTTCATTTTTCACAATAGCACTAAAGAGAAAAAGGTACCTTTCTATGATAGTGCTAAATGCTAAAGTAACAGTAGTTTCTGCTATGACATGAGTCACTCTGCATGAAACTTTAAACTTTCTatataagaataaattttaaaattgagaagtagaaaaaaatagcaaactcTGTAaacctttgcatttcttttatgcaAACCAGGTTTTAAGTAATGAGTTCATATTAGTATTTCCAATTGGTGTAAGCAATTAGTTTAGAAGCCTGGACTGAAAGGGCCTTTTGCTTCTACATTAACTTAAAAGTAATATGGGGTCCTCTAGCTCATAGAAAGGAATAGAGCTGGCTTGACTTTCTCCAGAATCTGAGTCATATGGAGCATCAGGGAGTTCTGTGAAACCATATGCTAGTTGTTCATCTTCTATATCTGATCGAACATAGCAGGAAGGGTTAGAATATTCCTCATCTTCTATACTGTTGAAATCTTGAGGAATATATAACATTCCTGGGTAGTTCCTACTAACCAAGTCACTTGTGGTTTTTAGAGAGATTTTCCTAAATGCCATCAGATGCATATGTGAAAATTTTGAGTACTTGAAGCGTTTAAAGCCCAGGGACTCTATAGCAATCTTCCAGCTTTTCATCATCATAGCATGACGGTTCTGATGGGAGGAATCAGGTGTGATGATAAGTAATAAACCATTTAACACTAACAGTTCATGGGCTTTCTTGCAGCAAATCCATCGCTGGTAAGGAgatggaaaataagaaagaagaagagagaaaacaaccACATGGAAAAGTTCTCCAGGAAGAGAATCAATAGGGTTTTTCAGCTGCTTCAAAAAAGCATCAATAGCATCCTGTGCAAGCTGGAGTGGCTGCTGAAGCTGTAAGTTCAGGAAGTCACATTTATAGACActctgcagaaacagaaaacaagccatattaagaatttcaagattatttctactttaataCATAGAATTTTCAGCAAAGTATTTCACATATCATAGTAATTCCAGCATTgattaaacatttttccttttaaatcacTAAACATGAACTGATTTATTCAATCACAACTTTTACTCACAAAAACCTGAGTAATTAAGTCTAGAAACTTGTtactaatcatttaaaaatttgcctaacaatttaaaatgaaaaataatttaagtgtCCATTTTGGGTTAGGaatttaatatgaattttaatttGGATAGAAGTTTACAGGAATGACTTATTTCCAAGCTTTGTCATATTTACATTTACTTTGTCATTTACAGTTACCAAAAACAAGCTAATATAAAAATCCTAACAAGAAATACCATGAAATGAAGATGAATCAAATTAAAGAGGATAATGAAAGAGGCATTATAAAATTTGTACAAGCAGAATGATTCCAAAACTCAAGTCTTTGAAACCATTAActttaaccatttaaaaagtaaacctcAACGTTActtttattctattaaaaagTTAATCCCTGATTTGGAACAAACTAAATTTATTTAGACATATgactatggaaaacaatacaactaaaggaataaacaacaTTACATAATTTGCTAAATCTTAAAACTATGGAAATAAGCCAGAAtaagaaagcaattttaaaaatagataaaaattgcTCTATCATATATCAATAGTTATTAACAAAGATATGACCTAAAACGTTAATCCCTTGTTCTTGTTAGTGTATATAAAAGCTGGCCACATAGTCATCTGGACTGTCTATTAGGAAAAGTAATGTTCTATTACCagaaaaagatgtttttcttctctccccacttttctttttttgagatgggagtcttgctgtgttgcccaggctgcagtgctgtgacctgatcttggctcatggcaatctctgcctcctaggttcaagcaattctctgcctcagcctcccgagtagctgggattacagacgcttgctaccacacccagctaatttttgtatttttagtaaagacagggtttcaccatcttggccagactggtcttgaactcctgacctcatgatccacccgccacggcctcccaaagtgttgggattacaggcttgagccagaaCGCCcagccttccctttctcctttaaGACAGCTTTATTGATGTATAAGTGACACAGAAGCATAAATGTGGTAAGTTCTGACATATTTTTACACTCATGAAACCACTGGCTTGGTCGAGTTAATGAACAGATCCAACACCCCATAATTTCCCTTATGCCCCTTTGTAGTcactcccttctcttcccctgCCAGTGGGCAACCATTGATGTTATTTATATCACTACAGACTAGTTTGTATTTCCTAGAATTTTACATAAGTAatcattttgagatttttcttgcAGGTATTatagtttattccttttaaaactgCAGAACGGCTGCCCATTGCATCAAGGATGTACCATACTTGCTTCATCCATATATATCAGTTTATGGATATCTGGGctatttctagtttttggttATTACAATTCAAGCTGCTTTGAGTATTCCTATTCAAGTGTTTGAATCAACGTTCTTTTATTGTGGGGAAATATCTTGGGTGGCTGGATCATACAGTAGGTgttgtacatttaatttttaaataactccaACTGATTCCAAAAGTGGTTATGTAGTTTCATGTTCCAAGTATGTGAGACTTCCAGTTCCTCCAAATGCTTATCCTTGGTGTAGCTAATCTATTTCATTTTAGTAATTGTATCAGGTGTGTAGTGGTATTGTGGTTTTAGTCGACATTTCTCAATGAGTTAGTGATGTTAATCATCATTTCCCGGACTTATCTGTCATCCAGGTATCTTCTGTGTTAAagtatctcttcaaatattttgcccatttaaaaataattgggtTGCTTTAACTTAacaatagagtcttgctctgtcaggttGCTTTAACTTTAatgacagtcttactctgttgccaggctggagtgctgtggtgtgatctcggttcactgcaacctccatctcctggattcaaacgattct from Callithrix jacchus isolate 240 chromosome 11, calJac240_pri, whole genome shotgun sequence includes the following:
- the SAMTOR gene encoding S-adenosylmethionine sensor upstream of mTORC1 isoform X3, with product MKNLADNHWAKTCEGEGRIEWCCSVCREYFQNGGKRKALEKDEKRAVLATKTTPALNMHESSKLEGHLTNLSFTNPEFITDTVYNSKDLESTQMPIDDRLHKENVAHTQHGIQCSHEKRWVHVLCRDMDESGNHSYQSDTRTENQTPHVLTHRLLQASGKIRLLDVGSCFNPFLKFEEFLTVGIDIVPAVESVYKCDFLNLQLQQPLQLAQDAIDAFLKQLKNPIDSLPGELFHVVVFSLLLSYFPSPYQRWICCKKAHELLVLNGLLLIITPDSSHQNRHAMMMKSWKIAIESLGFKRFKYSKFSHMHLMAFRKISLKTTSDLVSRNYPGMLYIPQDFNSIEDEEYSNPSCYVRSDIEDEQLAYGFTELPDAPYDSDSGESQASSIPFYELEDPILLLS
- the SAMTOR gene encoding S-adenosylmethionine sensor upstream of mTORC1 isoform X2, whose protein sequence is MEPGAGGRSTARGQKAGHPNTPPPREQERKLEQEKLSGVVKSVHRRLRKKYREVGDFDKIWREHCEDEETLCEYAVAMKNLADNHWAKTCEGEGRIEWCCSVCREYFQNGGKRKALEKDEKRAVLATKTTPALNMHESSKLEGHLTNLSFTNPEFITELLQASGKIRLLDVGSCFNPFLKFEEFLTVGIDIVPAVESVYKCDFLNLQLQQPLQLAQDAIDAFLKQLKNPIDSLPGELFHVVVFSLLLSYFPSPYQRWICCKKAHELLVLNGLLLIITPDSSHQNRHAMMMKSWKIAIESLGFKRFKYSKFSHMHLMAFRKISLKTTSDLVSRNYPGMLYIPQDFNSIEDEEYSNPSCYVRSDIEDEQLAYGFTELPDAPYDSDSGESQASSIPFYELEDPILLLS
- the SAMTOR gene encoding S-adenosylmethionine sensor upstream of mTORC1 isoform X4 produces the protein MKNLADNHWAKTCEGEGRIEWCCSVCREYFQNGGKRKALEKDEKRAVLATKTTPALNMHESSKLEGHLTNLSFTNPEFITELLQASGKIRLLDVGSCFNPFLKFEEFLTVGIDIVPAVESVYKCDFLNLQLQQPLQLAQDAIDAFLKQLKNPIDSLPGELFHVVVFSLLLSYFPSPYQRWICCKKAHELLVLNGLLLIITPDSSHQNRHAMMMKSWKIAIESLGFKRFKYSKFSHMHLMAFRKISLKTTSDLVSRNYPGMLYIPQDFNSIEDEEYSNPSCYVRSDIEDEQLAYGFTELPDAPYDSDSGESQASSIPFYELEDPILLLS